In Flavobacterium sp. N1736, the following are encoded in one genomic region:
- the der gene encoding ribosome biogenesis GTPase Der, whose amino-acid sequence MNNIVAIVGRPNVGKSTLFNRLIQRREAIVDSVSGVTRDRNYGKSEWNGKEFSVIDTGGYVRGSDDVFEGEIRKQVELAIDEADVIIFVVDVEEGITPMDDVVARLLRKVTKPVLLAVNKVDNAMREKDALEFYNLGLGEYFTFASISGSGTGDLLDALIDAFPEKPEPVQEEIVLPRFAVVGRPNAGKSSFINALIGKERFMVTDIAGTTRDAIDTKFDRFGFEFNLVDTAGIRRKAKVKEDLEFYSVMRSVRAIEHADICILVIDATRGFEGQDQSIFWLAEKNRKGVVILVNKWDLVEKDTMSTRDYEEKIKKELMPFTDVPILFVSALTKQRLLKALEATVQVFENRKQRIATSKFNEYMLKVIEAYPPPATKGKYVKIKYCMQLPTLTPQFVFFANMPQYVKEPYKRYLENKIRENWDFSGVPIDIYIREK is encoded by the coding sequence ATGAATAACATTGTTGCGATAGTAGGAAGACCTAATGTAGGGAAATCAACCCTTTTTAATAGGCTGATACAAAGAAGAGAAGCTATTGTAGATTCGGTTTCTGGAGTTACCAGAGATAGAAACTACGGTAAAAGCGAGTGGAACGGAAAAGAGTTTTCTGTAATTGATACGGGTGGATACGTTCGCGGATCTGATGACGTATTTGAAGGTGAAATCCGTAAACAAGTTGAGCTTGCTATCGATGAAGCTGATGTTATTATTTTTGTTGTTGATGTAGAAGAAGGAATTACACCAATGGATGACGTTGTTGCGCGCTTATTGCGTAAGGTGACAAAACCAGTTTTATTGGCTGTAAATAAGGTAGATAACGCAATGCGTGAGAAAGATGCGCTTGAGTTTTATAACCTTGGTTTAGGAGAATATTTCACGTTTGCAAGTATTTCAGGAAGTGGAACGGGAGATTTATTAGATGCTTTGATTGATGCTTTTCCGGAAAAACCAGAGCCTGTTCAGGAAGAAATAGTTTTACCTCGTTTTGCTGTTGTAGGACGTCCGAATGCAGGAAAATCAAGCTTTATCAATGCATTAATTGGTAAAGAACGTTTTATGGTAACGGATATTGCAGGAACAACTCGTGATGCAATTGATACAAAATTTGACCGTTTTGGTTTTGAATTTAACTTAGTCGATACCGCGGGAATTCGTCGTAAAGCTAAAGTGAAGGAAGATTTAGAGTTTTACTCTGTAATGCGTTCTGTTCGTGCGATTGAGCATGCAGATATTTGTATTTTGGTTATCGATGCAACCCGTGGATTTGAAGGTCAGGATCAAAGTATTTTTTGGCTGGCTGAAAAAAACCGTAAAGGTGTTGTAATCCTGGTAAACAAATGGGATTTGGTTGAAAAAGATACCATGTCAACCCGTGATTACGAAGAAAAAATCAAAAAAGAATTAATGCCTTTTACTGATGTGCCAATTTTGTTCGTTTCGGCTTTAACGAAACAACGTTTATTGAAAGCATTGGAAGCTACGGTTCAGGTTTTTGAAAACAGAAAACAAAGAATTGCAACTTCAAAATTCAACGAATATATGTTGAAGGTTATTGAAGCATATCCGCCGCCAGCGACTAAAGGAAAGTATGTAAAAATTAAATATTGCATGCAATTGCCAACTTTAACGCCTCAGTTCGTGTTTTTTGCCAATATGCCACAATATGTTAAAGAACCTTACAAACGTTATCTGGAAAATAAAATTAGAGAAAATTGGGATTTTTCAGGAGTTCCAATTGATATTTATATCAGAGAAAAATAA
- a CDS encoding outer membrane beta-barrel protein — MIKFYYFSLFFLFCFAANAQNDIVIKGTVLDVNTQVPLELATVYFTTVKDSTVIEYATTDKNGNFRLSTKKYDKPVVLKVSYEGYQTFYEDQKGLLESKDFGKLYLFESINALDNVVIKSEAPPITIKKDTLEFNASSYKVRPDSNVETLLKQLPGVDVDSDGKVTVNGREVTQFLVNGKTFFDKDGAIALKNLPAEIIKKIQVSDYKTKKEELSKQESTSDYSSINITIDEKKNKGYFGKILGGYGSDDRYESSLIVNFFNNKQKISVLASSNNINSTGFAQDEVFDNMGGGRNTKSGSSGSGGKGITQSNLIGLNYSDDWSEKLAAMGSYNFSNSVNKNDSKSDQISFLPNGDIHTAAESTSRNENTGNKANVELEYKIDPTMRLVVAPKISEGHSNSRSSSSSFSEDENGDALNKSTSKSYGESKNTSFSNAINFNKSFKKKSRNLSFVFTNNNTNSDSDGLNLSETIFYQDSTKPNDERNQNNKKSSSNDAYSADIEYTEPVTDSLRIRFGSDFDWASTMNDEKTFNFDPATQSYTDLNAALSNYTTSKQNSISPKVGLTLQKSKFTINLNSRTAIIDFDNHSLYLGQTTDLNKKYALPYGDFQIRYKFSRSKNLTFKYDYSNALPSSTQLMPVLDLSNPLNTVIGNPNLKPIEKSSANFNFKNYDFRTRSGYNFYVKGDYYNNDVVSTSIYDDSGKRTTTYANISGTYTASIGGNWNQSLKRDAHVLRYGFGLNSSYAFDKGFTNGVIYTAKSVAVTPKINFTYEYGEILIVSPTYSLSYNDTRYEGAGNPSSNVVHRINLQTTTYWPENLIFGNDFGYTYNSNISSNFKKDFYLWNTSLSYGFFDKKVYAKVKVYDVLNQNQSATRTISATSIRDEENTVLKRYIMFSVSYKIGNFAGAEKGKKRRQREE, encoded by the coding sequence ATGATCAAATTTTATTATTTTTCACTGTTTTTTTTATTTTGCTTTGCAGCAAATGCCCAGAATGATATTGTTATCAAGGGAACCGTTCTCGATGTAAATACACAAGTGCCTTTAGAACTTGCCACAGTTTATTTTACAACTGTAAAAGATTCTACTGTTATTGAATATGCCACTACAGATAAAAATGGCAATTTTAGATTAAGTACTAAAAAATACGATAAACCCGTTGTTTTAAAAGTAAGCTATGAAGGATATCAAACTTTTTATGAAGACCAAAAAGGACTTTTAGAGAGTAAAGATTTCGGAAAGTTATATTTATTCGAAAGTATAAACGCACTTGATAATGTGGTGATTAAAAGTGAAGCGCCGCCAATTACCATAAAAAAAGATACTTTAGAGTTTAATGCTTCTTCATACAAAGTTCGTCCAGATTCGAATGTCGAAACTTTACTGAAACAATTGCCCGGAGTTGATGTTGACAGTGACGGAAAGGTAACTGTAAACGGGAGGGAAGTAACGCAGTTTTTGGTAAACGGAAAAACTTTTTTTGATAAAGACGGAGCAATTGCATTAAAGAATTTGCCTGCAGAAATTATTAAAAAAATTCAGGTTTCTGATTATAAAACAAAGAAAGAAGAATTATCCAAACAAGAATCTACCTCTGATTATTCCAGTATCAACATCACAATTGATGAAAAGAAGAATAAAGGATATTTTGGAAAAATACTCGGCGGATATGGATCTGATGATCGGTATGAAAGTAGTTTAATTGTGAATTTTTTCAATAATAAACAGAAAATAAGTGTTTTGGCTTCTTCCAATAATATAAACTCAACGGGATTTGCTCAGGATGAGGTTTTTGATAATATGGGAGGCGGAAGAAACACAAAAAGCGGCAGTTCTGGTTCCGGCGGAAAAGGAATTACACAATCTAATTTGATTGGACTGAATTACTCTGATGACTGGAGCGAAAAATTAGCAGCGATGGGAAGTTATAATTTTTCGAATTCAGTGAATAAGAATGATAGTAAATCAGACCAGATTAGCTTTTTACCTAACGGAGATATACACACTGCTGCTGAGTCAACTTCTAGAAATGAAAACACAGGAAATAAAGCAAATGTTGAGCTTGAATATAAAATAGACCCAACGATGCGACTTGTTGTGGCGCCAAAAATCAGTGAGGGACACTCAAACAGCAGGTCTTCTTCGTCTAGTTTTTCTGAAGATGAAAATGGAGACGCTTTAAACAAAAGTACTTCAAAATCTTATGGTGAAAGTAAAAATACCAGTTTTAGCAATGCGATCAATTTCAATAAATCATTTAAGAAAAAATCGCGTAATCTGAGTTTTGTATTCACAAATAATAATACAAATAGTGATTCTGACGGTTTAAATCTTTCTGAAACTATCTTTTATCAGGATAGCACAAAACCTAATGATGAAAGAAATCAAAACAATAAAAAATCAAGCAGTAACGACGCATATTCTGCAGATATTGAATATACAGAACCTGTAACAGATTCGTTGAGAATAAGATTTGGGTCAGATTTTGACTGGGCAAGTACGATGAATGATGAAAAGACCTTTAACTTTGATCCAGCCACACAATCTTATACTGATTTGAACGCAGCGTTGAGTAATTATACGACTTCAAAACAAAACTCAATTAGTCCGAAAGTAGGGCTTACTTTGCAAAAGAGTAAATTTACCATCAACTTAAATTCCAGAACTGCTATTATCGATTTTGATAATCATTCGTTATATCTCGGTCAGACAACAGATTTGAATAAAAAATATGCATTGCCTTACGGAGATTTTCAAATTAGATATAAATTTTCCCGCTCAAAAAATTTGACATTTAAATACGATTATTCAAACGCACTTCCTTCTTCAACGCAATTAATGCCGGTTTTAGATTTGAGTAATCCGTTGAACACCGTAATAGGGAATCCGAATTTGAAACCAATCGAGAAAAGCAGTGCTAATTTCAATTTTAAAAATTATGATTTCCGAACCCGTTCAGGATATAATTTTTATGTAAAAGGAGATTATTACAACAATGATGTGGTTTCTACTTCGATTTATGATGATAGCGGAAAAAGAACGACTACTTATGCCAATATTTCGGGAACATATACAGCGTCTATTGGCGGAAACTGGAATCAATCCCTAAAAAGAGATGCCCATGTTTTAAGATACGGTTTCGGATTAAACAGCAGTTATGCTTTTGATAAAGGTTTTACAAATGGAGTAATTTATACCGCAAAATCTGTAGCTGTAACTCCAAAAATAAATTTCACTTATGAGTATGGGGAGATTTTAATAGTTTCACCAACATACAGTTTATCCTATAATGATACAAGATATGAGGGCGCAGGAAATCCAAGTTCGAATGTAGTTCACAGAATTAATTTGCAGACAACAACATACTGGCCAGAAAATTTAATTTTCGGAAATGATTTTGGATATACATACAACTCTAATATTTCAAGCAATTTCAAAAAAGATTTTTATTTATG